The following are encoded together in the Adhaeribacter arboris genome:
- a CDS encoding cupin domain-containing protein — MTTLPTTSLNLKTTTPSFLAQLGLLVICYPAGGYLLWKSNTKLWKKAIAFTLTLPIFLLLFSYFGILLFASFLPDLDTSPVNRPDRTITNTMGDYTVTFLKTNLETKGAYELVKVNLAPKGGNDWHYHKAFVEKFHVLEGELKIGMEGNELTLRAGQRAEAPAEAMHKFYNTSSKPVIFTVEINPGRSFEKTLRIGYGLGNTGQSDKDGMPNNPWHLLLLLGYSESFLPILPGFIQEPLFPALAKIAQWKGEGKALEKFYK, encoded by the coding sequence ATGACAACTCTACCCACTACTTCACTCAACCTAAAAACTACCACCCCCAGCTTCCTGGCGCAGCTAGGTTTACTCGTAATCTGCTATCCGGCAGGAGGTTACCTGTTATGGAAAAGTAATACTAAATTATGGAAAAAAGCAATTGCTTTCACCCTGACCTTACCTATTTTTCTGCTGTTATTCAGTTACTTCGGTATTTTGCTTTTTGCTTCCTTTCTGCCGGACTTAGATACTTCTCCCGTTAACCGGCCTGACCGCACCATTACCAACACCATGGGCGATTACACGGTTACTTTTTTAAAAACCAACCTGGAAACTAAAGGCGCTTACGAATTAGTAAAAGTAAATTTAGCTCCGAAAGGGGGCAACGATTGGCACTACCATAAAGCCTTTGTCGAAAAATTTCACGTGCTAGAGGGTGAACTTAAAATTGGGATGGAAGGAAATGAATTAACCTTACGAGCGGGTCAACGCGCCGAAGCGCCGGCGGAAGCCATGCATAAGTTTTATAACACTTCTAGTAAACCGGTAATTTTTACCGTAGAAATTAACCCGGGTCGTAGTTTCGAAAAAACGTTGCGGATTGGGTATGGCCTGGGCAATACCGGCCAGTCGGATAAAGACGGCATGCCTAACAATCCCTGGCACTTGCTGCTGCTACTGGGTTACAGCGAAAGTTTTTTACCTATTTTACCCGGCTTTATTCAGGAACCTTTATTTCCGGCTCTGGCTAAAATTGCCCAATGGAAAGGGGAAGGTAAAGCCTTGGAAAAATTTTATAAGTAA
- a CDS encoding permease prefix domain 2-containing transporter has protein sequence MKKNLPPAPPQPPRWADKLLAWFCAPHLLEELQGDLHEEFYFQAERLGYRRARWLYVREVLGFMRPFVVKRQPNAYTSISYSSTSFLPLSMIKNYFTIAWRNLWRNKGYTTINVAGLSVAFCICVFLFLTAYLQLTFDAFHQDKDRIFQTYFFANNPDRITRTGNMPLPLAPALKSEYEEVEAATRVLTSRRSLITYQGKHFDKDVVFTDPDFLKIFSFPLIQGNRQNALNNNSSILISQSVAQAIFGTEDPIGKLLQITTEGKQKGYLVSGILADAPYNSSIRFDALVRIENSPHYLSNQTNWTANSHQVFVKLIPQVNQATFEKRLKLFTQKYLAEYLQSLQKKGAKPDSRGDIFTVRLQQLSQVHFDTAISNGPPIAIIYALLGMAFFILLIACINFINLSIARSFTRAKEVGVRKYLGALKSQLFVQIWSESALICFMGFAIGGILAHLLLPEFNATFDTRLQLAHLHQPGFLAWLLGIFILITFIAGGYPAWLMARFNAVAVLKGKISLKKPGFLRNSLLVSQFVMSCLLTCCTIIALQQVKHLRTKPLGFEKEQVISIPVGTLADGRQVLQRMRNKLANDPTILAVTGTSVNLGRGKDHVSSRSTMGLTYKGKEISSDMLLIDYDYLKTLQIPLLAGRDFNRSYPADSLDRVIITQSMVEMLGEKQPVGTFIKDDADTTGGKMQVIGVVPDFHLYSAAEEKRPIMMHFSQSEPINYLFVRVSPQSLKKAMNKLQEIWREVAPGSEFTGSFLDENIDAWYQSEEKLAQICSLASVIAIILSCSGLFAVALLLMEQRTKEIGIRKVLGASVTDILFILSRDFVKMVLIALTIAIPLAWFGMHQWLNNYTYRIEISAWVFVGVGSAAIILALLTVSFQSIKAALMNPVKSLKTE, from the coding sequence ATGAAAAAAAACCTACCTCCCGCTCCCCCGCAACCTCCCCGCTGGGCCGATAAATTACTCGCGTGGTTTTGTGCGCCGCACTTATTAGAAGAGTTACAAGGCGACCTGCACGAAGAATTTTATTTTCAGGCAGAACGCCTGGGTTACCGACGAGCTCGCTGGTTATACGTTCGGGAAGTACTCGGTTTTATGCGTCCGTTCGTGGTTAAACGCCAGCCTAATGCCTATACATCTATTTCTTATTCTTCCACCTCTTTCCTTCCATTGAGCATGATTAAAAACTACTTCACCATTGCCTGGCGCAACCTTTGGCGCAACAAAGGTTACACTACCATTAACGTTGCCGGCCTCTCCGTTGCCTTCTGTATTTGCGTATTTTTATTTCTAACGGCTTATTTGCAACTAACTTTCGATGCTTTTCATCAGGATAAAGACCGCATTTTTCAAACGTATTTCTTTGCCAATAATCCTGATAGAATTACGCGCACCGGTAATATGCCGTTACCACTTGCTCCGGCTTTAAAATCAGAATACGAAGAAGTAGAAGCGGCGACCCGCGTTTTAACGAGCCGGCGAAGTTTAATAACCTACCAAGGCAAGCATTTTGACAAGGACGTAGTTTTTACTGATCCGGATTTTTTAAAAATATTTTCTTTTCCGCTAATCCAGGGTAACCGGCAAAATGCTTTAAATAATAACAGTAGTATTCTGATCAGCCAAAGTGTGGCTCAGGCCATCTTCGGGACCGAAGATCCGATTGGTAAACTTTTACAAATTACCACGGAAGGTAAACAAAAAGGATATTTAGTAAGCGGCATTCTGGCAGATGCTCCTTATAATTCTTCCATCCGGTTCGATGCCCTCGTCCGAATCGAAAATTCTCCCCATTACCTTTCCAACCAAACCAACTGGACAGCAAACTCCCACCAGGTATTTGTAAAATTAATTCCGCAGGTAAATCAGGCCACGTTTGAAAAACGGCTAAAACTATTTACTCAAAAGTACTTAGCGGAATATCTGCAGAGTTTGCAAAAAAAAGGCGCCAAACCCGATAGTAGAGGCGATATTTTTACCGTACGGTTACAACAACTTTCCCAGGTGCATTTTGATACCGCCATCTCCAACGGGCCGCCCATTGCTATTATTTACGCGCTGCTGGGCATGGCTTTTTTCATTTTATTAATTGCCTGCATCAACTTCATTAATTTAAGTATTGCCCGTTCTTTTACCCGGGCCAAAGAAGTAGGCGTACGCAAGTACCTGGGAGCTTTAAAAAGCCAGCTTTTTGTGCAGATATGGAGCGAATCGGCCTTAATTTGTTTCATGGGGTTTGCTATTGGGGGCATTTTGGCTCATTTACTTTTACCGGAATTCAACGCCACCTTCGATACCCGGCTCCAGTTAGCTCATTTGCACCAACCCGGATTTTTAGCTTGGCTGCTGGGCATATTTATTTTAATAACTTTTATAGCGGGTGGGTATCCGGCCTGGTTAATGGCCCGGTTTAACGCTGTAGCCGTTTTAAAAGGAAAAATATCGCTTAAAAAGCCCGGGTTCTTACGTAATTCTTTGCTGGTTTCGCAGTTTGTCATGTCTTGCCTTTTAACCTGCTGTACCATCATCGCGCTGCAACAAGTAAAACACCTCCGGACTAAGCCGCTTGGTTTTGAAAAAGAACAGGTAATTAGCATCCCGGTAGGCACCCTGGCCGATGGCCGGCAAGTTTTGCAGCGGATGCGCAATAAACTGGCAAATGATCCTACTATTCTGGCCGTAACGGGTACGAGCGTAAACCTGGGAAGGGGCAAAGACCACGTTAGTTCCCGTTCCACCATGGGCCTAACCTATAAAGGCAAAGAAATTTCCTCGGACATGCTCCTGATTGATTATGATTATTTAAAAACTTTACAAATTCCGCTTTTAGCTGGCCGGGATTTTAATCGGTCTTATCCCGCCGATTCGCTGGACCGGGTAATTATCACCCAAAGTATGGTTGAAATGCTCGGCGAGAAGCAACCCGTAGGTACTTTTATTAAAGATGATGCCGACACCACGGGCGGCAAAATGCAGGTTATTGGCGTAGTGCCCGATTTTCATTTATATTCTGCCGCCGAAGAAAAAAGACCAATCATGATGCATTTCTCTCAATCAGAACCAATCAATTACCTATTTGTGCGGGTATCGCCGCAAAGTTTAAAGAAAGCCATGAACAAGCTGCAGGAAATATGGCGGGAAGTAGCGCCCGGTTCGGAGTTTACCGGCTCGTTCCTCGACGAAAATATTGATGCCTGGTATCAGAGCGAAGAAAAATTAGCCCAGATCTGCAGTTTAGCTTCGGTTATTGCCATTATTTTATCTTGTTCCGGATTATTTGCCGTGGCCTTGCTGCTAATGGAACAGCGTACCAAAGAAATAGGTATCCGCAAAGTACTGGGCGCCAGCGTAACCGACATTTTATTTATCTTGTCCCGGGATTTTGTAAAAATGGTACTGATAGCCTTAACTATTGCTATACCCTTGGCTTGGTTTGGGATGCACCAATGGTTGAATAATTATACGTACCGAATTGAAATCAGCGCCTGGGTATTTGTAGGCGTTGGTTCGGCCGCAATTATTCTGGCCTTACTTACGGTTAGTTTCCAGAGCATAAAAGCCGCGTTAATGAATCCGGTGAAAAGTTTAAAAACGGAATAA
- a CDS encoding alkaline phosphatase D family protein, whose protein sequence is MSSKIIVGPVLGFRGVKEGRWDTSALLVLQGEATPPELTVITSSTHSIKAEAVLLKTYADHFVWRLDWWVAQTNIEQAIDYTVNNGATYRYFIPAQNTTLRICYGSCFGVYNLKDLNKVRKKNAMWKVLQQQHQIKPYHLFFLGGDQIYSDQVWDHVQPLREWLSKSLKKRLPAPFTEAMQQQVEHFYFHLYLHMWSQKQPAAMLSQIPTLMMWDDHDIFDGWGSYTPEQQACAVFQGIFAQARKHFRLFQLQAKDNQDLSGATFMGTEGYSYAHRLGNLAIVALDLRSERTQNQVMSPGTWTQLQAWLDNLQQSSAPNQPGITKCKHLLVMSGIPIVNADLTLLEAALDLEPGQQRMEDDLKDQWLSLAHQEERLRFIHSLFRFSQAAGCRVTIVSGDAHVAFMGYLESDSGTATTSEANVIHQLTSSAMVNLPPPTLVLYMMEKLLAGRIEQVNPNITARLLDFPGTSRHLLGTRNWLSLTVDEQSSILAEWYVEGEEKPFTKVIHPVEKL, encoded by the coding sequence ATGTCCAGTAAAATAATTGTTGGTCCGGTATTGGGGTTTCGGGGAGTAAAAGAAGGACGTTGGGATACCTCGGCTTTACTCGTACTTCAGGGCGAAGCCACCCCGCCAGAACTCACGGTTATAACAAGTTCCACCCATTCTATTAAAGCAGAAGCTGTTTTATTAAAAACCTATGCCGATCATTTTGTGTGGCGTTTAGACTGGTGGGTAGCACAAACAAATATAGAGCAAGCCATTGATTACACGGTGAACAATGGCGCGACTTACCGCTATTTCATTCCGGCTCAAAATACCACGTTGCGCATTTGTTATGGTTCTTGTTTTGGGGTGTACAACCTGAAAGACTTAAACAAAGTCCGGAAAAAGAATGCCATGTGGAAAGTGCTGCAACAGCAACACCAGATAAAACCGTATCATTTGTTTTTTCTCGGCGGCGACCAGATTTATTCCGACCAGGTCTGGGATCATGTTCAACCCTTGCGGGAATGGTTAAGCAAATCCTTAAAAAAACGCTTGCCGGCTCCTTTTACCGAAGCAATGCAGCAGCAGGTAGAGCATTTTTATTTTCACTTGTACCTGCACATGTGGAGCCAGAAACAGCCCGCAGCCATGCTCAGTCAGATTCCGACTTTAATGATGTGGGACGACCATGATATTTTTGATGGCTGGGGCTCGTACACGCCGGAGCAGCAGGCCTGCGCGGTATTTCAAGGAATTTTTGCGCAAGCCCGCAAACATTTCCGGTTGTTTCAGTTGCAGGCAAAAGATAATCAGGATCTAAGCGGCGCCACTTTTATGGGGACAGAAGGCTATTCGTATGCGCATCGGTTGGGTAATTTGGCCATAGTAGCGCTGGACCTCCGCTCCGAACGCACCCAAAATCAAGTAATGAGTCCCGGAACCTGGACGCAATTGCAAGCCTGGCTGGACAATTTGCAGCAGTCGTCCGCACCCAACCAACCCGGAATTACCAAATGCAAACACTTGCTGGTAATGTCCGGAATCCCGATTGTAAATGCTGATTTAACCTTACTGGAAGCCGCTTTAGATCTGGAACCAGGGCAACAGCGGATGGAAGATGATTTAAAAGACCAATGGCTCAGTTTGGCGCACCAGGAAGAAAGACTCCGCTTCATTCATTCTTTGTTTCGGTTTTCCCAGGCAGCCGGTTGCCGGGTCACCATTGTTTCCGGCGATGCCCACGTAGCTTTTATGGGTTATTTAGAATCTGATTCCGGCACCGCAACTACCTCCGAGGCTAATGTCATTCACCAACTCACTTCCTCGGCCATGGTAAACCTGCCCCCGCCTACTTTGGTGCTGTACATGATGGAAAAGCTATTAGCCGGTAGAATAGAACAAGTTAACCCTAACATTACCGCCCGCTTGTTAGATTTCCCCGGTACTTCGCGCCACCTGCTAGGCACCCGTAACTGGCTTTCTCTTACCGTGGATGAACAATCGAGTATTTTGGCGGAGTGGTACGTAGAAGGGGAGGAGAAGCCTTTTACAAAGGTTATTCATCCTGTAGAGAAGTTATAA
- a CDS encoding PadR family transcriptional regulator: MKRTYLGEFEEIVLLTVVLLEGKAYGVAITHQIIEQTGRAVRLNQVHAALHRLEEKGMVISRMGEATAERGGRRKRLFTITAYGEQTLLDIQAIRSQLISLLPRALKPSISL; encoded by the coding sequence ATGAAACGAACGTACTTAGGCGAGTTTGAAGAAATTGTTCTGTTAACCGTAGTATTACTCGAAGGAAAAGCTTACGGGGTAGCCATTACCCATCAGATTATCGAACAAACCGGTCGTGCGGTGCGGCTGAACCAGGTGCACGCTGCCTTGCACCGTTTAGAAGAAAAAGGTATGGTAATTTCCCGCATGGGCGAAGCTACGGCCGAGCGGGGCGGGCGGCGCAAGCGCTTATTTACCATTACAGCCTACGGCGAACAAACTTTACTCGACATTCAAGCCATCCGCTCCCAATTAATAAGCTTACTGCCCCGGGCCCTTAAACCCAGTATCTCGCTATGA
- a CDS encoding cupin domain-containing protein, giving the protein MKNNFLRYCCLILFFIIVTLFSAQAQTSEPGKYILEHDAQVANEQPGPHDGGGKSIGYSFFDDVKDYKTAFKKRTLKPGSSIGYHLQQEDEIYYILSGTGEMKMNEKTFAVKPGDAILTRPGSSHGLTPDKNSELTLIIVYPKK; this is encoded by the coding sequence ATGAAAAACAATTTTTTGCGTTACTGCTGCCTGATTTTATTTTTTATAATTGTAACCCTATTTTCGGCGCAGGCCCAAACATCAGAACCGGGCAAGTACATCCTAGAACACGATGCCCAGGTAGCCAATGAACAACCTGGACCACACGATGGCGGTGGAAAAAGCATTGGTTACAGCTTTTTTGACGATGTAAAAGATTACAAAACTGCTTTTAAGAAAAGAACCTTAAAACCCGGCTCCTCTATAGGTTACCATCTGCAGCAAGAAGACGAAATTTATTATATTCTGAGTGGTACCGGCGAAATGAAAATGAACGAAAAAACTTTTGCGGTGAAACCCGGCGATGCTATTCTAACCCGTCCCGGCAGCTCCCACGGTCTAACGCCTGATAAAAATTCAGAATTGACTCTGATAATTGTTTACCCGAAAAAATAA
- a CDS encoding TIGR03118 family protein, protein MKKVIQKISRTPLAGVVIFLLAFFLVISGCDRTLDELDSQVKKQGSGSDKQLAEEPEGLKDFALVNLVANTDGDEYKAKRVEPKLQNAWGIAFGATGVPWVNATNTGLSFIFNAEGEELRAPVDVPSPTKSTGGLPTGIVFNGTTDFKLPNDESARFIFCGLDGVISGWNQGGSVEVVDRSKEAGYKGAVYTGIAKAVAGGKNYLYVANFSINKIDIFNAAFKQGKTINFKDPKLPAGYAPFNIRNLGNKLYVTYAKVGKDGRSEKGKGKGYVSVYEPNGTFIKRFASGGTLNAPWGIARAPKGFFDDDPKYSYLKDAILIGNFGDGYINVYTTDGTYAGQLMDDDKKPISIDGLWEITFPPRTAAANVDLTRLYYAAGPDEETNGVFGYITRKKSDDIVAKR, encoded by the coding sequence ATAGTCAAGTTAAAAAACAAGGTTCGGGGTCGGATAAACAATTAGCCGAAGAGCCGGAAGGTTTAAAAGATTTTGCGTTAGTAAACCTAGTTGCCAATACCGATGGCGATGAATACAAAGCCAAACGCGTTGAACCTAAGCTGCAGAATGCCTGGGGCATTGCCTTTGGCGCTACCGGGGTACCTTGGGTAAATGCCACCAATACCGGCTTAAGTTTTATCTTTAATGCCGAAGGCGAGGAATTAAGAGCTCCCGTAGATGTTCCGTCCCCTACAAAATCGACGGGTGGTTTACCTACGGGCATTGTATTTAATGGTACAACTGATTTTAAACTGCCAAATGACGAGTCGGCGCGTTTTATTTTCTGCGGTTTAGACGGCGTGATATCCGGTTGGAACCAAGGAGGATCCGTTGAAGTAGTGGACCGCTCCAAAGAGGCCGGTTATAAAGGTGCCGTTTATACAGGTATTGCCAAAGCGGTGGCAGGAGGGAAAAATTACCTTTACGTGGCTAATTTTAGCATTAATAAAATAGACATATTTAATGCGGCGTTTAAACAAGGAAAAACAATCAATTTTAAAGATCCCAAATTACCGGCGGGTTATGCTCCTTTTAATATCCGGAACTTAGGTAATAAACTGTACGTGACGTACGCCAAAGTGGGAAAAGATGGCCGGTCTGAAAAAGGTAAAGGCAAAGGTTATGTTAGTGTTTACGAACCAAATGGTACCTTTATTAAGCGTTTTGCTTCCGGCGGAACTTTAAATGCTCCCTGGGGAATTGCCCGCGCTCCTAAAGGTTTCTTCGACGATGATCCTAAATACAGCTACCTGAAAGATGCCATTTTAATCGGAAACTTCGGGGATGGTTATATTAACGTGTATACTACCGATGGCACGTATGCCGGCCAATTAATGGACGACGATAAAAAACCAATTTCTATTGATGGATTATGGGAAATAACCTTCCCGCCCCGTACTGCTGCGGCCAATGTGGACCTGACTCGCCTTTACTATGCCGCTGGTCCGGATGAGGAAACGAACGGCGTATTTGGCTACATAACCCGGAAAAAAAGCGATGATATAGTGGCTAAGCGGTAG
- a CDS encoding PAS domain-containing sensor histidine kinase translates to MLNKDAKPIGSVTPGGGSTDGLFHDLESVFIALPGANVLLSPDLVVEAISNDYYTATQAQKECLLGNHFLEALANSPATREVNAINNLQASLEQVLATGQPHEMERVSFDAPDPHQPGAFITHYWQIRHTPVLGTNGQVRYLIHSVINVTPKLQVEEQLRDSLRREQEALRGAEQIRHRLESLFRQAPVAICILDGPDLVYEFINPTYQQLAMGFQQLGKPFMGNFAEKEKHPLYRRIREVYETGQSYEERGLLIPLLREPDGRLENHYFNYIVQARYSVQNQVDGLLIFAFDVTDQIKSRKAAEASAHQLRLVTDALPVLVGYLDKEEKYRFANQAYKDWFLQNPEELLGRPVREVVGEKAYQTVKDKIIRALQGERLTFEAKMPYRDDFVKHIRVDYVPDIQEGKVAGFYTMVTDITSQVEARKALQESEQQAKSLAQELALANEGLQKINRQLSRTNVDLDNFIYTASHDLKAPILNIEGLIGLLRRQLSKENSWSELIQEIVHLVLESVQRFKHTIHHLTDITKLQKESLLEASQINLVDLIKDVQLDLYPDIQATQAQIRVEVVPEATLQFSEKNLRSIIYNLLSNALKYHAPDRAPRVRIDFSETTEFKVLTVQDNGLGFNLAQEHKLFTMFMRLHDHVEGAGIGLYMVKKIIDNAGGTIEVQSKVGEGSTFKVYFPKKAIHNP, encoded by the coding sequence ATGTTGAACAAGGACGCAAAACCTATTGGGTCGGTTACGCCGGGGGGAGGGTCTACGGATGGACTGTTCCATGATCTTGAGTCCGTTTTTATTGCCCTGCCGGGGGCTAACGTATTGCTATCCCCCGACTTGGTGGTGGAGGCTATCAGCAACGATTATTATACGGCTACCCAAGCGCAAAAAGAGTGTTTACTAGGTAATCACTTTTTGGAAGCTCTGGCTAACAGTCCGGCCACTCGCGAGGTGAATGCGATAAATAATTTGCAAGCCTCTCTGGAACAAGTACTAGCCACCGGACAACCGCACGAAATGGAACGGGTAAGTTTTGATGCCCCGGACCCGCATCAGCCAGGTGCGTTTATAACCCATTACTGGCAAATCCGCCACACGCCGGTACTCGGTACCAACGGACAGGTACGCTACCTCATCCACTCGGTAATTAATGTAACTCCAAAGCTACAAGTGGAAGAACAACTACGCGACAGTTTAAGACGGGAACAGGAGGCTCTCCGCGGAGCCGAGCAGATTAGACATCGGTTGGAAAGTTTATTCAGGCAGGCACCCGTTGCCATTTGTATTCTGGATGGGCCGGACCTCGTTTATGAGTTCATAAATCCTACTTACCAGCAATTGGCCATGGGGTTTCAGCAATTAGGCAAACCTTTTATGGGAAATTTTGCCGAAAAGGAAAAACATCCCCTTTACCGCCGGATTCGGGAAGTATACGAAACCGGCCAATCCTACGAAGAGCGGGGCTTACTTATTCCTTTATTACGCGAGCCCGACGGCAGGCTGGAAAATCATTACTTTAACTACATCGTGCAGGCGCGTTACTCCGTGCAAAACCAGGTGGATGGTCTTTTAATTTTTGCTTTTGATGTTACGGATCAAATCAAATCCCGGAAAGCCGCTGAAGCAAGCGCTCACCAATTACGACTGGTAACCGATGCCTTGCCGGTTTTAGTGGGATACTTAGATAAAGAAGAAAAATACCGGTTTGCGAATCAGGCGTACAAAGATTGGTTTTTGCAAAACCCCGAAGAACTGCTGGGCCGGCCGGTGCGCGAAGTAGTTGGAGAGAAGGCTTACCAGACAGTGAAAGATAAAATTATACGCGCTTTACAGGGCGAGCGGCTAACCTTTGAAGCCAAAATGCCTTACCGGGATGATTTTGTTAAGCATATTCGTGTGGATTATGTGCCGGATATTCAGGAGGGAAAAGTAGCCGGCTTTTATACCATGGTAACCGATATAACGTCGCAGGTAGAGGCTAGGAAAGCCTTGCAGGAAAGTGAGCAGCAAGCTAAATCTCTGGCCCAGGAATTAGCGCTGGCGAACGAAGGTTTGCAAAAGATTAACCGGCAGCTATCGCGTACCAACGTAGATTTAGATAATTTTATTTATACCGCCTCCCATGATCTGAAAGCTCCTATTCTCAACATTGAAGGATTAATTGGCCTTTTGCGGCGGCAGTTGTCCAAGGAAAATTCTTGGTCAGAGCTAATCCAGGAAATTGTGCATCTGGTTTTAGAATCTGTTCAGCGCTTTAAACACACCATTCACCATTTAACGGATATTACCAAACTACAGAAGGAAAGCCTCCTGGAAGCTTCGCAAATAAACTTGGTGGACCTGATTAAAGATGTGCAACTAGATCTTTACCCCGACATTCAGGCCACCCAGGCGCAGATTAGAGTAGAGGTAGTTCCTGAGGCTACCCTTCAATTTTCGGAAAAGAACCTGCGCAGTATTATTTATAATTTACTTTCTAATGCCCTTAAATACCACGCTCCCGACCGGGCTCCGCGCGTACGGATTGATTTTTCTGAAACCACTGAATTTAAAGTACTTACCGTTCAAGATAATGGTTTAGGATTTAATTTAGCGCAGGAGCATAAACTCTTTACCATGTTTATGCGCTTACACGATCACGTAGAAGGTGCTGGTATTGGGTTATACATGGTTAAAAAAATCATAGATAATGCCGGAGGTACAATTGAAGTACAAAGTAAAGTTGGAGAAGGGTCGACCTTTAAAGTTTACTTTCCAAAAAAAGCCATTCATAATCCGTAA
- a CDS encoding helix-turn-helix transcriptional regulator produces the protein MDKVTVTDIDNFLEHFSEPVHQYRQQSPRYVVKETHFSEVNNGTCTFKEVRMPHITLLDMVFELKNDLRITNQTAQEEVSSVFVLEGSFSSHFTGIYQNTAPGHQRHNLLYTPNASSNHYFNQGVFRAVHLNYEMRFFKSLLDATDPRFGPVLEAIEMKKPLLVAPADLPLPTGIQQVLRDIQHCALQGATRHLYLEAKAMELFTWQIEQVLATSNLKPDAGLPKADREKLQLVQAFIQKNYLKPITLAELAKQFGLNEFKLKNGYKKLFGTPVYQAIHHLRMQTAADLLQNNIMNISEVADFVGYSHISHFSAAYKKKFGYSPSMGKKSLAYSL, from the coding sequence ATGGATAAAGTAACGGTAACCGATATTGATAATTTTCTGGAGCATTTCTCTGAGCCGGTCCATCAGTACCGGCAGCAATCGCCGCGGTACGTAGTTAAGGAAACGCATTTTTCGGAAGTTAATAATGGTACCTGCACTTTTAAGGAAGTCCGGATGCCGCATATTACTTTACTGGATATGGTTTTTGAACTTAAAAATGACCTTCGGATAACCAACCAGACAGCCCAGGAAGAAGTTAGTTCCGTTTTTGTGCTGGAAGGCAGTTTTAGTTCGCATTTTACCGGGATTTATCAAAATACGGCTCCTGGGCACCAAAGGCATAATTTACTGTACACGCCCAATGCTTCTTCTAATCATTATTTTAACCAGGGAGTTTTCCGGGCGGTGCACTTGAACTATGAAATGAGATTTTTTAAATCATTGCTCGATGCAACAGATCCTCGTTTTGGGCCGGTATTAGAAGCCATCGAAATGAAAAAACCGCTTTTAGTAGCTCCAGCCGATCTTCCTTTGCCCACTGGTATTCAGCAGGTGCTGCGGGATATTCAGCACTGTGCCTTGCAGGGAGCTACCCGCCACTTATACCTGGAGGCGAAAGCTATGGAGCTGTTTACCTGGCAAATAGAACAGGTTTTGGCCACTAGTAATTTAAAACCCGATGCCGGTTTGCCTAAAGCGGACCGGGAAAAGTTGCAGCTGGTTCAGGCTTTTATTCAGAAAAACTATTTAAAGCCTATTACCTTAGCCGAGTTAGCCAAACAGTTTGGTTTAAATGAGTTTAAGTTGAAAAATGGCTACAAAAAGTTATTCGGCACCCCGGTTTACCAAGCCATTCACCATTTACGCATGCAAACGGCCGCTGATTTATTGCAAAACAACATAATGAATATTTCCGAAGTAGCCGATTTTGTGGGGTATAGCCATATTAGCCATTTTTCGGCCGCTTATAAAAAGAAGTTTGGTTACTCACCTAGTATGGGTAAAAAATCACTCGCTTATTCTTTATAA